In a single window of the Biomphalaria glabrata chromosome 5, xgBioGlab47.1, whole genome shotgun sequence genome:
- the LOC129926436 gene encoding latrophilin Cirl-like, translated as MKHKISTSFLTLLFCLLITTADASNDTRTGYACDGMQVTLYCDLGQAINVLDASYGYFGPHSCDNDHQEIVCYRPVTNVISYLCQGRVACTVMVGSRTFENPCSQNLFKRLEVQYECKTSSYST; from the exons ATGAAGCACAAAATTTCGACAAGTTTCTTGACATTGCTCTTCTGTCTTCTCATAACCACTGCTGATGCCAGTAACGACA CAAGGACTGGATACGCCTGTGACGGGATGCAGGTCACCCTGTACTGTGACCTGGGTCAAGCTATTAACGTTCTCGACGCTTCTTACGGCTATTTCGGCCCACATTCTTGTGACAATGACCATCAGGAAATAGTCTGTTACAGACCAGTTACAAACGTCATCTCATACTT GTGTCAAGGACGTGTGGCGTGCACTGTGATGGTGGGAAGCAGAACGTTTGAGAACCCTTGTTCCCAAAATCTTTTCAAACGATTGGAGGTTCAATACGAGTGTAAAACAAGCAGCTACTCAACGTAA